TGGATTTGGGAGACAAGAAGTCGGGTTGCTATCAAAGTTCACTAAGAGTCATTTTGGTAGGTACTAAAATGGATTAGACTCAAGGTTATCAGAGTACACAATGGAAGCGTGGATTTTGGTAGTATGATGGGTTAAGAGTAAACTCGGTGAGGGTTCGCAAATTATTGACTTGACATCACTTAGTACTTAATTTTAGAGAGTTTTATGTTACTGTTCATACGAGGTTACTATTTATGTTGGGAGTTCTTTTGTTACTCATAGCTAAGAATCTAGGTGAAATTATTATTAGGCTTATAATTCCATTGTTGaggtttatttttttggcttgAACTGGACACCGAGGTGTATGAAGATTGACCCTAGGTGCGTGGATGTGTATGCCAAGAGGATTAGGAAGTATTTAAGGCACCAGGCAAAAAATATTGGAAAGTTTAGATGTTGGAATATTAGGTTTGACATAATTTTCAAGGATTAAAATGGGCACGGAATGGGTATGAGGGATTAAGTATTTTAGAATTTGCTTTGGATGCAGCAAATTTCAAGAACAAAATCTTTTAAGGCAGGGAGGATGTAACACCCAGGCCCAGCACAAGGCCTAAGCCAAGCGCAAGTTctataaaattgtttttttgatTAATATGTATGGGAAGCCCCCTTGAGATGTTAATGAGTAAATTTTTAATAGGCCACAGGcccaaaaaaattttaacagGAGCTCACTCTCCAGACCATCAGGACCGGGGCGTTACAGCTTGTGAAGCCAGGGGCAATCAGCCATAGCAGTGTGATTGTTCTGCTGGAACCGTTGGTGGTACATTTGGTTTCTAGTGCTTTGGATTTGTTTCGCAAGTGCTTTTCAGAAGGAATCCAATAAAATGTTAACCATAGAACTGGTTAAGCCCATATTGAAACAGAGCTGAGACTGAATATTATAACTCATGCCTCATGCAAATTGAACAAAAGGGTGacattaataaatttgtaaaatatggTAACTGGAGAAGAATTATCAACTTGTTTGATGAAGATTGAAGAACATATTAAACCAattctaaaaaaagaaagaacctCATTCATTGCCAAAGAAATCAAGCGCCCATGAATTTCAGCATCATCATTAGAGataaatacattatttttttccagAAGTAACATATGAATAATAGAGAAACTGATTTCACAATcgtaataataagaaaaagaagaagaaagcgaacaacaacaataataataatataaaaaataacagaaaCTCTGGCCAGCCATtaagggaaaggaaaaagttCTCTTACCGCCATATCTCCCATAGATTTGCTGCAAATTGGACAGGTGTAGTGACTGCAAGTGTATGCCTAAGAGAACAAAACAAGGTTTGAGACTAATTCAACCActtctctcaatttcttttaaaaggaaaaagtatAAAATGAAAAGGTAAAGGAAAGGTGGCAAAACAAAAGCATGGGAGAGAGAAAAACCTGAAAGCAAGCTGAATGCATGTAATGGCCACAAGGAAGAGCTCTGACAGTTGCACTTGATGTGAATAAGAAATCACAGCATATAGGGCAGTTTGTTTCTAAACCTTTCTCCAGGCACTTGTGGTTCACTAACTTAATTCCCAGGCAACAGTTGCACGTCATGCAATGAAAATAGTCAATTCCAAGACCTCTCCCAACCCGGCATAAATTGCAAAATGGGCAGTGATATACAGTCCTGAGCAACAAAAATAGCATTAATAAGTACGTGTTTCTGTGCAAGCATATAAGGTATGAGCACCAAAATTTAAAAAGCAAGTTTTGAGAAAGCAAATTAAACAGCTCACTTTTGATTTTTCACAAAACCTTAATTATCCATTGGGAGTCGCTGTTAGTAACATTAGCAATCCTTATTATTTCAAACTTAAGTGAGATTAATGTTTTGATTATTTACCTTCAAATTATAGGCTCTTAAGCCAGAATGACAATCTTGGACTATATTGTGTTCCAACTATTGTGGAAGGCATGTAATTCGAagagaaatatttgtaaaaccataaaaatgaagaaaatacatgtaaagGTTCAAACAAAGAAACACATTAATTCTAAAAGGATCAAGAAACCTATCCAAAAATTTTCAGTCTATATATACactgaaaaaagaagagaagaaaaatattctACTGTCCTTTATTACCATACAATTGTTTTGCTTTGAAATTGAATCAGTATTTCCAGTAAGAACTCATGTACCTTTCATCATCAAAAAATTTGCAGATATTGCAATAATAATTCGCCATTGAAAAGCCGTTGCATGAAGGTGTCATGCATGTTGGCCCAACTGCTTGAATGCTTAGGCAGCGCATGCACATCATTTCTGATGTCGCTTTCCTGCAATTATAAAACAGAACATTAGAGGCATGAAAATTGacaaccgaaaaaaaaaaaaaaaaaaattgataagtaCCAATATCAGAAAATAACCCATCCATAGAAACATAATAGCAATATCAGAAAATTACCTGTCCATAGAATGATCACTCACATTGTCATGGCAAAACCGACATGTAAAGAACTTGCCACAACAAGTAGCACGAAGTTTGCAGTTTCTTTTATAGTGCTCACACCCAAACACTTGTTTGTCAGGATCTCGAAATGATGGTGAACATCCCATTACATTTCCACCATTAGAAGTCTCCCCGGCTAACGATTTAGGCAACTTCTGCTGAGCCGCAATCCAACGACTAAAAAAAGCAGGTAGTAGTTAGTAATTTATGATTCATGAGCAATAGATGAAGCACCTTCAGATGCCATGAACTCGTTATCCATGTCAAACTGAAGATAAATAAAGCTTTTTGAAAACACCCTAAGTACTAAGTAGACTATCATCTTTTTTGAGTGATCAAAGTAGATATCATTATTAGAACTAACCTAGTCATAAGGTTCTGTACAAGATATGCCTTTCTCCTTGGATCCAGAGTTGAGTCCCGATAAACCTTTCTGATCTCTGACTCAAGCTCATTTTGATTCATTCGGAAAATATCCTTCCAACCAGGCTTGAACATCTGATCACTGTGTTCCAAGCTTTCTTGATGTCCAATACCTGGAACAGAAAAGCACCGAACTCTGTTCAAGCTATTGTACTAGATAAAATCTGCAAATATCACGACATGGTAATTGAGTGAAAGACAACAATAAAACATATAAACATCATGGCCCACTATGGCAATTATATTCATCCATGTAAACTTGAAGCTCGGCAGTACTGCCCAACAGTATGAAAGTAAAAACCTTTTTGAGAAATGCTAGTTTCTGATGCTTCACTCTCTGAAGTTGACACCAGACTTCCTTTCCAACATTCATTAAGCCATTCACTGAACATTGTGTTCTTGGCAGCCTGTTTCCACGTGTCCAtcattttgttttgttcatcCTGAGTAAGTGCAGAAGTTACCCACGGTAACATTGACTGTAGAACCTCAGCCCCTGTAGTCCCAATAATGCGGCCCACTATTTTGTCTTGCTCCTCCACAGAAAAATGTCTCCCAAACAATGGCCACAGCTCAAGTTCCTCCCTGAAAATATGCTGATCCAAAGTCACTCTTACTGATTTGCACATTCCTTGAAGCTTAGTAGCTAGCTCATTGTATTTCTTAACATAATCACTAGAGCGGGCAGAGGAAAATCCAGTATTATTTCCAGTTAAGTACTCTGTCCTTTGGGCCTTCTGCAAGCTTTCAAGAAGGTGTGAAAGCTCAGAAAGAACAGCAGAAATATCTTCAAATAACTTTTCTTCCTGCTTATGGTCCAGTGTGTATGAGTGACTCACATTATGAAGAGCCTCTTTGGATTCCAATGCTGGAAACACTATGTCGTCCTCAGCATTACTGTGAGCTCTATATAATCCCCACAACAGACGAAATCTCCCAGTGAACTGCCGAAGGAATGTCTCGTCACAGTCACTAAGTTTTCCAGATTCAATGTCTAAATACTCTAAGTCTTTGCTTATAGCTTTATGGAATTTAAATATAGTATCGATTGGTCGTGCTGCACTTCCAATATCAAAAGTGCTATTTTCTGTTTCCCAAACAAAAAGACTGGAGTTGAGAGACGGGGCAGAAGAACTGAAAGACAAGGAACGCAAAGACTTAGCATTACCAAGAGAACTCAATCCCAGATTATTACTGTCTACTCCTAATCCTGGGACACAACAAGGTCGATCATTACAACATTGTTTCTGGTCATTTATAGTCTCTGAAAGATCAGTGCCATTGCTACCATTGGATGACATTGAGACATTTCGTTTGGAAGGTCTTTTAATTTCATCTGCTTTAATTGATTTTGGGCTGTCTCTGCACACTGTGGAGCCACAAGCACAGGATGATCTATGAAAATTTTCTTCGATATCAGCAAGACTTTTAGCAGGACAGCAACCAGTTGCATTTGGGGACAAACATAAACCCTGATTACGAGCCTTGCAAGCCCAACCAGAAAACAGCGTTACAAGAGCTGCATCTGTTGCTGGAGCTGAATCAAAGAACTAATGTCAGAactaatatacattatacattttttttaatattagttgtTTAATCATCTTTGTAGAAGCAACATAGGAAATGGATGTAGAACCTGCCAACTGCATGTTTTCAAGGAATTCCCTGGTTTCATCTTCGGTCAACGATCCTACCAGCCATGGCAAGACACGCTCAATCAATTTCAAGGGCATCATGCACAAGCTTTGATACAAAAGTTCCCGCTGTCTTTTGAAGCTAAAGTGCTTTTGAGCAAGAGGAAGAACCTAGATATGGAGGTAGCTTAGCAGATATCTTAAAAAGCAATGGGAATATTTGCTATTCTAGGTTTCTACTTTCTAGTCATGTTACATGGCTTAAGCCATACAGCAATACAGTACAGCTTCAGATACCATATTCACATAAATCGAAACAGATGATGAGACAATTTTTTAATCAACCTCACACAAACTATCTGATCACTTTCATACATTATCACATTGCTCAACTTCCACAAAATCCTAACTAGAATTCCTGGGCACACTGCATAAATTGATGATGGTTCTTGCAACAGCAAATAACTCACCTGAACTTCCTCATTGTGGAAGTGCCGCTGTATAGTTTCCAATATATGATCTGCATGCGAGCATAACTTTGCATAAAACTCAGCAGCTGAAGTGGAGGTTTCTCCTGCACTTTGTATGCTTTCGATCAGATACCTAAACTCATTGAACTGGCTTTCTTCTTCTGCGTGTTCctgggaaaaagaaaattccCCATCTACTGCAGGAAAGATGACCTTGTCCTCAGCAATACTGCAACCAGATAAAGAATCATATGAAgagagttctttttttttttttttttttataaacatatgAGAAGAGTTCTTAATTATGTGCAATAGTAGCACCAGTTTACTTTTTTGCATCAAAGGGGCAGTACCCCAAGTATAGGCCCCCGGGGTGTGCACAAGAAAACACTTGGCTAGGAAgaataggggaaaaaaaaaaaaacatatactcAATATAATTAGAAAGAGTACCGCTACGGACACAAAGGGATCCCTTTACATACTAACGTGGCAATACTGCCacgtgagattttttttttcattgggaCAAAATTTGTCCAGTTCCTTTACCTTCACTCCTCCCACATCCAGCCTTTGAGCATCATCGACCCTTCTTTTCCTAGTATTTTCCCAGTTCCTTTGAGCTTCATTGtcccctttttctcttcttcttcctttttttttctgttttttcccTACATCAAGTTCTTTTCCCCATTCATTTCCACTTGGCATTTGTTGTCTTCGTTATTTTTGCTATTTGTAGTCGTCACTGGCATCATCACTAACTTGTCACTTTCCACCATAACCCTCAAATCCCAATCCCATCTTGCTATTTTCACAgcctcaaagaaaaaaaaaaaaaaaaaaaaaaaaaggtgtaaaAGGAAGTGACCCACCAAACCAAAGACCACAAAGAAGCAGCCCCTCAACCCCATACAGAAGCCAAAAGCAACAAATAAAACCTACAGAGAAGCTCCAGAGCCTCAAGTCCCTCAACTATCTCCTTCTCAAAGAAACCTTTAAGTGCAAACAACAAATCAAGTCCTTGGAACAAGCCAATGAGTCCTTGGAGCTATGAGAGAGAAGGGCAAGATTGATGGGTTGgtgagagagaagggagagattGTGTGGTATGTATTTTTTCAAAGACCTAGATGGGTGAAACGGGTGTTGGGCATGTTGGGTTGGTGAGAGAGAACGGCGAGATTGAGAAAATGagctatgagagagagagagtttgagatTGGGTTTTTGAAGAAAGCGGGTTGTCGGAAAATGGACCGGGCGACGGGGAATTGGCTTTAAGTCTCTGTCTGGAGAGCTCTGGGAatgggagggagagagggatGGGTACAAAATTAACTGACATGGCACAAATATAGACATGCCACGTTAGTTTGTGGAATCCCTTTGTGGGATCCTCTTGTGTCTTTAGTGTTAAGCCAGGGACATCTACAGCCAACATCCAGACATAAAAAGATTAAGGATCTAAGTTAATGCACCATCTTCTAGCAATTTTCAAAGTTCCCTGCATTAAGTTCATTCTGCACGTGTTTGTGATTCAGCtcatgatagctcgtctggaaTTCAAACAGCATGTTTTCAATTGGAAGGGCCTAGTTTATTGAATATTGTACTTTGTGGATATTAATCGATGTCAAGCTTCAGACGTTTGAAAGTAGAATCAAAGACTTTTGTTTTTTCGTATGAGGGGGTTAATTTTATTCGCATTACTAAGAGAAGCAAAAGGGTGGTCAAGTTTGTTTCCCTTAGTGTTTCGGCAGTGTCATGGGTGGTTAAGGTGATGGAGGATTGCTTGGCTCACCCTTGGCATGCTGGTTTTGTCAAAAAGCTGAGGGATGGTCATGGTGTCCTTATTATTCAGCGCCTTGCAAATTCAAGGGGGCGCTTTCTATTACTAGATGATTATGGGATTGGGAATAAGAGGGGTTCTCTGATTATTCCTAAAGGTTTGAAGGGTAGAGTTTGGGAAGATTTCGTGTTCAATGCTCTCATAGTGGTTGGCTCTAAAGTCTCTGTTTCGGTTGATGAAAACAGAACTCAAACTGCCCAGGCTTTTCAAGCTCAGGTTAGCTAAGGAGGGGTTTGATGGTTCATTGCCCTCAAGGAAGGCTTCCCTTCCTAAGGGTACTTCATATGCTTCGGTCTTGAAGAAACCGGCAAATTTCTGACAGGAATCATTTTTCACAGTGAGTAGGATGTTAGGCAAAAGAAAGGGAAGGTTATTGGCAGTGAGGTTCAAAATGGGTGGCAGTCTTCATCGCATGTTGACAAGTGGCATCACAAGGAGGGATATGGGGGGGGCCGTTCACATTCTGTAGTGATACGGACAGTGGGAGAAGTTAAAGGAGTGTTATGGGCTGCTAAAGCAGAGTTATTAGGAGTTATGGAGATGGTTACAGGCTTAATGACCAAAATAGACACAAGCCTGAATTTGGTCATGGGCCTCAACAGGGAGAAGAATAGCTCACTTCATTTAAACCCATCCTCTGTAGATACTAAGTCTAAGATGGCGTTTGCAAGTGGCAATAGGCCGAGCCCAACTAAAACGGATGGAGGCCAGACTTCGAAGCCCGTTTCTAAAACTTGGCAGGTCAAACACCCTATCGAGTCCTCCTCCTCAGGCCCAAGTGAGAATGCCTCATTTATCACCGGCAATCATTCAAGTTATATCTCCAATGACCGGCGACCATCCTATTCCTATGTTAGTGTCAATCTCCGTCTCGAACATGGAAATAAATGGGGGAGGAGCCGTGGACACCCTTGTGGCCGCGCAAACTGAGTCTTTTCCCGATCCTCAAGGTGTTTCTTGTGTCCCCAACCTGACCGATGCTTCCCAGCTGCCATCTTTAGTTTCTGGTGAAGCCACATCTGACGAGTTTGTGAGAGTATCTTCCCTATTGAATGTCAAGGAGGATTTTTGAAGAGTTTTGTGTACTACTAAGGATGAGGTTTTGGCCATTTCAGATGAGGGGTCTATTGAAGATCTTGATTTACAGATGATATGCATGGGACCTAGGGTGGAGGCTTCACCTAATGGTTTAAAAGATGTGGGGGAAGTGCCTAGTCCCATTTGCTCTTTGCCTCCAGTGTATCCTTGGGAAGGAGCTCATTCTGAGTAGGTGTTGCAAAAGGTGGATGAAATCCATGATTGTATAGGGATTTCATGTGAGGGATTCGAAGAGCAATTTAAAGCCCTTCTTATCACCATTGATGCTGGTCGGCCTTTCTTGTCTAGATCCtgctcaaaaaaataaagagagctTAAGAGATTGATTTGTTCTATCAATTATGATGCAAGGGAAGGTAGTGCTAGTAGAGGTAGGCACAAAGACAGGGCAATCAACAGTGTCTTATGAAGCCAAAGATTCTCTCTTGGAATGTACGGGGATTGAATGACGAGTGTAAGCACCTTCGGGTAAGAAATCTGATTCAGTAATGGAAAGTAGATGTCATTTGTTTGCAAGAGACTAACCTGAAATCAATAGACAGAAATATTATAAGTAGTTTGTGGGGTTGTTCCTATGTGGGATGGGCTTCCTTAGCTT
This is a stretch of genomic DNA from Carya illinoinensis cultivar Pawnee chromosome 15, C.illinoinensisPawnee_v1, whole genome shotgun sequence. It encodes these proteins:
- the LOC122295958 gene encoding zinc finger protein BRUTUS isoform X2, whose product is MAMPGGVAVLTNSVSKVDSSSSPAPSSSKGRLSVSEMELVSPILIFFFFHKAIRNELDALHRSAMAFATGKRSDIRPLLERYHFLRSIYMHHSNAEDEVIFPALDNRVKNVAQTYSLEHKGESNLFYHVFELLNSSAQCDENFPRELASCTGVLHTSVSQHMAKEEEQVFPLLIEKFSLEEQASLVWQFLCSIPVNMMAEFLPWLSTSISPDERRDLHKCLSKIVPAEKLLQGVVFTWMEGKSSRNTVESYVDKLHLRCVDSSSSTVIHQMEKVNCACEFTRTGKRKYLESGHGVLETSGSHPINEILLWHNAIKRELNEIAEEARKIQVSGDFTNLSAFNARLQFIAEVCIFHSIAEDKVIFPAVDGEFSFSQEHAEEESQFNEFRYLIESIQSAGETSTSAAEFYAKLCSHADHILETIQRHFHNEEVQVLPLAQKHFSFKRQRELLYQSLCMMPLKLIERVLPWLVGSLTEDETREFLENMQLAAPATDAALVTLFSGWACKARNQGLCLSPNATGCCPAKSLADIEENFHRSSCACGSTVCRDSPKSIKADEIKRPSKRNVSMSSNGSNGTDLSETINDQKQCCNDRPCCVPGLGVDSNNLGLSSLGNAKSLRSLSFSSSAPSLNSSLFVWETENSTFDIGSAARPIDTIFKFHKAISKDLEYLDIESGKLSDCDETFLRQFTGRFRLLWGLYRAHSNAEDDIVFPALESKEALHNVSHSYTLDHKQEEKLFEDISAVLSELSHLLESLQKAQRTEYLTGNNTGFSSARSSDYVKKYNELATKLQGMCKSVRVTLDQHIFREELELWPLFGRHFSVEEQDKIVGRIIGTTGAEVLQSMLPWVTSALTQDEQNKMMDTWKQAAKNTMFSEWLNECWKGSLVSTSESEASETSISQKGIGHQESLEHSDQMFKPGWKDIFRMNQNELESEIRKVYRDSTLDPRRKAYLVQNLMTSRWIAAQQKLPKSLAGETSNGGNVMGCSPSFRDPDKQVFGCEHYKRNCKLRATCCGKFFTCRFCHDNVSDHSMDRKATSEMMCMRCLSIQAVGPTCMTPSCNGFSMANYYCNICKFFDDERTVYHCPFCNLCRVGRGLGIDYFHCMTCNCCLGIKLVNHKCLEKGLETNCPICCDFLFTSSATVRALPCGHYMHSACFQAYTCSHYTCPICSKSMGDMAVYFGMLDALLAAEELPVEYRDRCQDILCNDCDQKGSTRFHWLYHKCGFCGSYNTRVIKIETTNSDCSTAH
- the LOC122295958 gene encoding zinc finger protein BRUTUS isoform X1; its protein translation is MAMPGGVAVLTNSVSKVDSSSSPAPSSSKGRLSVSEMELVSPILIFFFFHKAIRNELDALHRSAMAFATGKRSDIRPLLERYHFLRSIYMHHSNAEDEVIFPALDNRVKNVAQTYSLEHKGESNLFYHVFELLNSSAQCDENFPRELASCTGVLHTSVSQHMAKEEEQVFPLLIEKFSLEEQASLVWQFLCSIPVNMMAEFLPWLSTSISPDERRDLHKCLSKIVPAEKLLQGVVFTWMEGKSSRNTVESYVDKLHLRCVDSSSSTVIHQMEKVNCACEFTRTGKRKYLESGHGVLETSGSHPINEILLWHNAIKRELNEIAEEARKIQVSGDFTNLSAFNARLQFIAEVCIFHSTCVLTLYQRLYGWWLVGEVRSIAEDKVIFPAVDGEFSFSQEHAEEESQFNEFRYLIESIQSAGETSTSAAEFYAKLCSHADHILETIQRHFHNEEVQVLPLAQKHFSFKRQRELLYQSLCMMPLKLIERVLPWLVGSLTEDETREFLENMQLAAPATDAALVTLFSGWACKARNQGLCLSPNATGCCPAKSLADIEENFHRSSCACGSTVCRDSPKSIKADEIKRPSKRNVSMSSNGSNGTDLSETINDQKQCCNDRPCCVPGLGVDSNNLGLSSLGNAKSLRSLSFSSSAPSLNSSLFVWETENSTFDIGSAARPIDTIFKFHKAISKDLEYLDIESGKLSDCDETFLRQFTGRFRLLWGLYRAHSNAEDDIVFPALESKEALHNVSHSYTLDHKQEEKLFEDISAVLSELSHLLESLQKAQRTEYLTGNNTGFSSARSSDYVKKYNELATKLQGMCKSVRVTLDQHIFREELELWPLFGRHFSVEEQDKIVGRIIGTTGAEVLQSMLPWVTSALTQDEQNKMMDTWKQAAKNTMFSEWLNECWKGSLVSTSESEASETSISQKGIGHQESLEHSDQMFKPGWKDIFRMNQNELESEIRKVYRDSTLDPRRKAYLVQNLMTSRWIAAQQKLPKSLAGETSNGGNVMGCSPSFRDPDKQVFGCEHYKRNCKLRATCCGKFFTCRFCHDNVSDHSMDRKATSEMMCMRCLSIQAVGPTCMTPSCNGFSMANYYCNICKFFDDERTVYHCPFCNLCRVGRGLGIDYFHCMTCNCCLGIKLVNHKCLEKGLETNCPICCDFLFTSSATVRALPCGHYMHSACFQAYTCSHYTCPICSKSMGDMAVYFGMLDALLAAEELPVEYRDRCQDILCNDCDQKGSTRFHWLYHKCGFCGSYNTRVIKIETTNSDCSTAH